One genomic segment of Zerene cesonia ecotype Mississippi chromosome 27, Zerene_cesonia_1.1, whole genome shotgun sequence includes these proteins:
- the LOC119837334 gene encoding proteasome subunit alpha type-1: MFRNQYDSDVTVWSPQGRLHQVEYAMEAVKLGSATVGLKNKQFAVLIALKRAVSELSAYQKKIIPIDEHIGISISGLTADARMLSRFMRTECLNHRYSHDAPMPVGRLIALVGNKMQICTQRYDKRPLGVGLLVAGYDDQGPHIYQTCPSANFFDCRAMAIGARSQSARTYLEKHLNTFLDSDLQELVAHGLRALRDTLPNEVDLNTKNVSIAIVGPKTPLRVCDETELSRYLSLVEGEERRGGGAATGDAGPAAEGPGDQGAPQPQVAMDTE, from the exons ATG tTTCGTAATCAGTACGACAGCGACGTTACTGTATGGAGCCCTCAAGGTCGTCTCCACCAAGTGGAGTATGCTATGGAGGCTGTGAAGCTTGGGTCAGCAACAGTGggcttaaaaaacaaacaatttgcCGTACTAATAGCTTTGAAGAGAGCAGTCAGCGAATTGTCGGCATACCAGAAGAAAATCATACCTATCGACGAACATATCGGCATCTCTATTTCAGGATTAACAGCTGATGCTAGGATGTTAAg tcgCTTCATGCGCACAGAATGTCTCAATCACCGCTACTCCCATGACGCTCCAATGCCAGTCGGCCGGCTTATAGCTCTTGTTGGCAATAAGATGCAAATCTGTACTCAGAGATACGACAAGAGGCCTCTTGGTGTTGGTCTATTGGTGGCTGGATATGAT gatCAAGGGCCACATATCTACCAGACCTGTCCGTCAGCTAACTTCTTTGACTGCCGTGCTATGGCCATCGGAGCAAGGTCCCAATCAGCCAGGACCTATCTGGAGAAGCATTTGAATACTTTCCTCGACAGTGATCTTCAGGAGCTGGTCGCTCATGGGCTCCGAGCTCTACGTGATACCCTGCCCAATGAAGTTGATTTGAATACTAAG aaTGTATCAATCGCAATAGTGGGCCCCAAAACGCCCCTTCGCGTGTGCGACGAGACGGAGCTGAGCAGGTATCTCTCGCTGGTGGAGGGTGAGGAGAGGCGTGGGGGTGGGGCCGCCACAGGTGACGCGGGGCCCGCCGCCGAGGGCCCGGGGGACCAGGGGGCCCCGCAGCCGCAG